One part of the Sardina pilchardus chromosome 5, fSarPil1.1, whole genome shotgun sequence genome encodes these proteins:
- the LOC134080218 gene encoding uncharacterized protein LOC134080218 isoform X2, whose amino-acid sequence MTSSFASGVGTAVTSVWRVHTQLDESDEPDTSPVAPTRFRKLRTSSSLNSLRMSLRKRLPLKSVQSNVVAETENPTWESLEMNKKTGAVRQFTRSAKNSITGVYQKFQKRQVSREDCLVTTPGRILEGEENSFRTPRRTTATRNTTLTPSRTPKSSARRPPRSATKCTPRSATKRTPRRGAACTPEASDAVRGVRSGGGRRQLVRMAALRSPFASPNTMSNRRQFERELDGVSSGLRKLKSLSQALNDVIGRDERKVKYSLMTE is encoded by the exons ATGACGTCTTCTTTTGCGAGTGGAGTCGGCACGGCTGTGACTAGCGTGTGGCGGGTCCACACCCAACTCGACGAATCCGATGAACCAGACACCTCCCCTGTTGCACCCACCCGGTTCCGAAAGCTGCGTACCTCCAGCTCTCTGAACTCTCTGCGTATGTCTCTGCGTAAACGACTTCCACTCAAGTCTGTACAGTCTAATGTGGTCGCAGAGACTGAGAACCCGACTTGGGAGTCACTTGAGATGAACAAGAAGACTGGAGCTGTCCGCCAGTTTACGCGCAGTGCGAAGAATTCCATCACGGGAGTGTATCAG AAGTTCCAGAAGAGACAGGTGTCCCGAGAGGACTGTTTGGTAACCACACCTGGTCGGATACTCGAGGGGGAGGAAAACAGTTTCCGCACCCCTCGCCGCACCACCGCTACCCGAAACACCACGCTAACGCCCTCACGCACCCCGAAGTCCTCCGCCAGACGCCCCCCGAGGTCTGCCACCAAATGCACACCCAGATCAGCAACCAAGCGCACCCCGCGGAGAGGAGCTGCCTGCACCCCAGAGGCGAGCGACGCGGTGAGGGGTGTGAGGTCAGGGGGTGGCCGGAGACAGCTGGTGCGCATGGCAGCCCTGAGGAGCCCCTTCGCTTCCCCAAACACCATGAGCAACAGGCG gCAGTTTGAGCGGGAGCTAGATGGTGTGTCCAGTGGACTGAGGAAGCTGAAGAGTCTGTCTCAAGCCCTCAATGATGTCATCGGCAGAGATGAACG CAAGGTCAAGTACTCCCTTATGaccgaataa
- the LOC134080218 gene encoding uncharacterized protein LOC134080218 isoform X1 — protein MTSSFASGVGTAVTSVWRVHTQLDESDEPDTSPVAPTRFRKLRTSSSLNSLRMSLRKRLPLKSVQSNVVAETENPTWESLEMNKKTGAVRQFTRSAKNSITGVYQKFQKRQVSREDCLVTTPGRILEGEENSFRTPRRTTATRNTTLTPSRTPKSSARRPPRSATKCTPRSATKRTPRRGAACTPEASDAVRGVRSGGGRRQLVRMAALRSPFASPNTMSNRRQFERELDGVSSGLRKLKSLSQALNDVIGRDERSQAVEHYRSVMAGEYSSTTPREAAGVLSRASVRQRSRCVREVLGTWKDTVMSNIHKES, from the exons ATGACGTCTTCTTTTGCGAGTGGAGTCGGCACGGCTGTGACTAGCGTGTGGCGGGTCCACACCCAACTCGACGAATCCGATGAACCAGACACCTCCCCTGTTGCACCCACCCGGTTCCGAAAGCTGCGTACCTCCAGCTCTCTGAACTCTCTGCGTATGTCTCTGCGTAAACGACTTCCACTCAAGTCTGTACAGTCTAATGTGGTCGCAGAGACTGAGAACCCGACTTGGGAGTCACTTGAGATGAACAAGAAGACTGGAGCTGTCCGCCAGTTTACGCGCAGTGCGAAGAATTCCATCACGGGAGTGTATCAG AAGTTCCAGAAGAGACAGGTGTCCCGAGAGGACTGTTTGGTAACCACACCTGGTCGGATACTCGAGGGGGAGGAAAACAGTTTCCGCACCCCTCGCCGCACCACCGCTACCCGAAACACCACGCTAACGCCCTCACGCACCCCGAAGTCCTCCGCCAGACGCCCCCCGAGGTCTGCCACCAAATGCACACCCAGATCAGCAACCAAGCGCACCCCGCGGAGAGGAGCTGCCTGCACCCCAGAGGCGAGCGACGCGGTGAGGGGTGTGAGGTCAGGGGGTGGCCGGAGACAGCTGGTGCGCATGGCAGCCCTGAGGAGCCCCTTCGCTTCCCCAAACACCATGAGCAACAGGCG gCAGTTTGAGCGGGAGCTAGATGGTGTGTCCAGTGGACTGAGGAAGCTGAAGAGTCTGTCTCAAGCCCTCAATGATGTCATCGGCAGAGATGAACG gtCTCAGGCCGTGGAGCATTACAGAAGCGTTATGGCGGGAGAATACTCCTCCACAACCCCGAGGGAAGCAGCCGGCGTTTTGTCCAGAGCTTCCGTGAGGCAGCGGAGCCGATGCGTGCGAGAGGTGCTGGGGACCTGGAAGGACACGGTCATGTCCAACATTCACAAAGAGTCCTGA
- the LOC134080215 gene encoding transmembrane and immunoglobulin domain-containing protein 1-like: MGVMWTSALAHLVLLIFRAEALEVASNPPVDGGGFIQTRLDQIVGLECRTAAADGKAELQWFRNGMPVALQEGNYISESHLCIQPVTREDNGAIFRCQVKNNAALNGSLQLEVTYAPELSGKEELSVEEESSLTLSCDSRANPPVTMVWSRDGQALDLSEGRFTATNDGVTARLSVRSVERELHQGEYTCTATSPVEPQKTKSFQITVTDKTIKFPRDPMIAGIVVVVCTAILALLARWERIAKCCK; this comes from the exons ATGGGAGTGATGTGGACCAGCGCTCTCGCTCACCTCGTCCTCTTGATCTTCAGGGCAGAAG CTTTGGAAGTGGCATCGAACCCTCCAGTGGACGGTGGGGGCTTCATTCAGACTAGGCTGGACCAGATCGTGGGCCTTGAATGCCGGACGGCCGCTGCAGACGGGAAGGCTGAGTTGCAGTGGTTCCGTAACGGGATGCCGGTGGCCCTGCAGGAGGGGAACTACATCAGCGAGAGCCACCTGTGTATCCAGCCGGTGACCCGGGAGGACAATGGTGCCATCTTCCGGTGCCAGGTGAAGAACAACGCTGCCCTCAACGGCTCTTTGCAGCTGGAGGTGACCT ATGCCCCTGAACTCTCAGGCAAAGAGGAGCTGTccgtggaggaggagagcagcctGACCCTCTCCTGTGACTCTCGTGCCAACCCCCCTGTGACCATGGTGTGGAGCCGTGATGGGCAGGCGCTTGACCTGTCTGAGGGGCGCTTCACCGCCACCAACGACGGGGTCACGGCACGCCTCAGTGTGCGCAGTGTGGAGCGCGAGCTCCACCAGGGCGAGTACACCTGCACGGCCACCTCACCTGTGGAGCCCCAGAAAACCAAGAGCTTCCAGATCACTGTAACTG ATAAGACCATTAAGTTTCCCCGGGACCCAATGATTGCTGGGATAGTTGTGGTTGTCTGCACCGCCATTCTTGCACTCCTTGCACGATGGGAAAGGATTGCCAAG TGCTGCAAGTGA